A stretch of Lachancea thermotolerans CBS 6340 chromosome D complete sequence DNA encodes these proteins:
- a CDS encoding KLTH0D06996p (conserved hypothetical protein) → MHIFDPISDAEIRTTARLLKDLNGDAKVHFVQIDRLDPPKKQALRYLSVERHGGAPLPRIPRRTYAYYYLNDRMPLYKALCNVSDGRVIANQATPEGTVGPLLPEDVEAVEAAILAHPAVQAEIAKLKLDALSYNHSALGPLGYSVVCEPWMYGTDSPHDKIPLIQAYMYLKLDHPEANHYSIPLKFSPVFEYLTHAFVRIDYLPSGADESLVHNTLPHTVLPTVEYHPELLEDVPPRDGLKPLIVSQPEGASFTVDGSKITWQDWEFRVATNVREGLAIYDVHFKGRSLFYRASLEEMTVPYGDSRAPFHRKQAFDLGDCGFGNSANSLALGCHCLGVIKYLDTRRSDSEGNPVLIPSTVCMHEQDYGILYLHKNYRNGKTVTTRRREFVVQTIATVANYEYILNFVFDQAGAITVQVRATGILSTMPNDDNNVTDFGTIVGPGVTAAYHQHLLSFRFDTRIDGDKNTVVYDDYVPMEENTAMNPYNVGFRQVRSYMDKSGYIDQSPFTNRTYKVINENSINPVTMKPVGYKFEMPAKQMILASKNSYNVKRAHYATKQFWVSKYHDDQLYAAGEFTNQSQGDTGLSKWADGTESVRNTDTVVWATLALTHPPVTEQFPVMTSDFMQFLVTPASFFTKNPALDVPLANNNFNKSVYYEDAQKAAGLATGESQSSSASCCKSNI, encoded by the coding sequence ATGCACATCTTCGACCCCATCTCCGACGCGGAGATCCGCACCACCGCGCGCCTCCTCAAGGACCTCAACGGCGACGCCAAGGTCCACTTCGTCCAGATCGACCGCCTCGACCCCCCCAAGAAGCAGGCCCTCCGCTACCTCAGCGTCGAGCGCCACGGCGGCGCGCCCCTCCCCCGCATCCCGCGCCGCACCTACGCCTACTACTACCTCAACGACCGCATGCCGCTCTACAAGGCCCTCTGCAACGTCTCCGACGGCCGCGTCATCGCCAACCAGGCCACCCCCGAGGGCACCGTCGGCCCGCTGCTCCCCGAGGACGTCGAGGCCGTCGAGGCCGCCATCCTGGCCCACCCCGCCGTCCAGGCCGAGATcgccaagctcaagctcgACGCCCTCTCCTACAACCACTCGGCCCTCGGGCCCCTCGGCTACTCCGTCGTCTGCGAGCCCTGGATGTACGGCACCGACTCCCCGCACGACAAGATCCCGCTCATCCAGGCCTACATGTACCTCAAGCTCGACCACCCGGAGGCCAACCACTACTCCATCCCGCTCAAGTTCTCCCCCGTCTTCGAGTACCTGACCCACGCCTTCGTCCGCATCGACTACCTGCCCAGCGGCGCCGACGAGTCCCTCGTCCACAACACCCTGCCCCACACCGTCCTCCCCACCGTCGAGTACCACCCGGAGCTGCTCGAGGACGTCCCGCCCCGCGACGGCCTCAAGCCCCTCATCGTCTCCCAGCCCGAGGGCGCCTCCTTCACCGTCGACGGCTCCAAGATCACCTGGCAGGACTGGGAGTTCCGCGTCGCCACCAACGTCCGCGAGGGCCTTGCCATCTACGACGTCCACTTCAAGGGCCGTTCCCTCTTCTACAGAGCCTCGCTTGAGGAAATGACGGTCCCGTACGGAGACAGTCGTGCACCATTTCACAGGAAGCAGGCTTTCGATCTAGGCGACTGCGGCTTCGGAAACAGTGCTAattctttggctttgggCTGTCATTGTCTTGGTGTAATCAAGTACTTAGACACCAGAAGATCTGACAGCGAAGGTAACCCCGTGCTGATCCCTTCAACGGTCTGCATGCACGAGCAGGATTACGGCATCCTGTACCTGCACAAGAACTACAGGAATGGCAAGACCGTCACCACGCGTAGAAGGGAGTTTGTGGTGCAGACAATCGCGACCGTGGCTAATTATGAGTATATCCTCAACTTCGTGTTCGACCAGGCCGGTGCAATCACGGTGCAGGTACGTGCCACCGGTATTTTGTCCACGATGCCAAATGACGATAACAATGTGACCGATTTCGGGACCATTGTTGGTCCAGGCGTTACTGCAGCCTACCACCAGCACTTGCTTTCGTTCAGATTTGACACCAGAATTGACGGTGACAAAAACACTGTGGTCTACGACGACTACGTCCCTATGGAGGAGAATACTGCTATGAACCCATACAACGTTGGTTTCCGCCAAGTGAGGAGCTACATGGATAAATCAGGGTACATCGACCAGTCGCCTTTCACCAACCGTACGTACAAGGTCATCAACGAGAACTCCATCAACCCAGTGACTATGAAACCTGTGGGCTACAAGTTCGAGATGCCTGCGAAGCAGATGATTCTGGCGTCGAAGAACTCCTACAATGTCAAGAGAGCACACTACGCCACGAAGCAGTTCTGGGTCTCCAAGTACCACGATGATCAGCTTTATGCGGCTGGTGAGTTCACGAACCAGTCGCAAGGAGACACCGGTTTGTCCAAATGGGCTGACGGAACTGAGAGTGTTAGAAACACAGACACCGTTGTTTGGGCCACTCTTGCCTTGACCCACCCTCCAGTCACCGAGCAGTTCCCTGTGATGACCTCGGACTTCATGCAGTTCCTAGTTACTCCAGCTTCGTTCTTCACCAAGAATCCTGCCCTAGATGTGCCATTGGCCAAtaacaacttcaacaagtcgGTCTACTATGAGGATGCCCAGAAGGCTGCCGGTCTTGCCACGGGTGAATCACAATCCTCGTCTGCCTCCTGTTGCAAGAGCAACATTTAG
- the SDD2 gene encoding Sdd2p (some similarities with uniprot|Q04773 Saccharomyces cerevisiae YMR074C Hypothetical ORF), with the protein MDPELQALREARLAELKNHANPAAAAAPGRPQKSAADADAVAALLQPQALERLSRVALVRPERARAVEAYLQQLAARGQLSRKVSEPEIVDILNGVARDEQRRSTTRIIFDRRDARDASIVTPNGAVTSDDDDDFFD; encoded by the exons ATGGACCCCGAGCTGCAAGCCCTCCGCGAGGCCCGTCTCGCCGAGCTCAAGAACCACGCCAACCcggccgccgccgctgctccCGGCCGCCCGCAGAA ATCCGCCGCCGACGCCGACGCCGTCGCCGCCCTGCTCCAGCCCCAGGCCCTCGAGCGCCTGTCCCGCGTCGCCCTCGTGCGCCCGGagcgcgcccgcgccgtCGAGGCCTACCTCCAGCAGCTGGCCGCCCGCGGCCAGCTCTCCCGCAAGGTCTCCGAGCCCGAGATCGTCGACATCCTCAACGGCGTGGCCCGCGACGAGCAGCGCCGCTCCACCACTCGCATCATCTTCGACCGCCGCGATGCCCGCGACGCCTCCATTGTCACTCCGAACGGAGCCGTCACAAgcgatgacgacgacgattTCTTCGACTAG
- the RCO1 gene encoding Rco1p (similar to uniprot|Q04779 Saccharomyces cerevisiae YMR075W RCO1 Nuclear protein of unknown function) yields the protein MSDPARHPPERSGSPGEPATRARRTISLNVDYNLKKRRIIPSEDARPRKNRPVGRPPGRPPGRPAGSKTASSTPSSTPSSSAASSLSPQDENHRAPQSVIQHDATGAVQFHEPESVDPVNGMTGLPLSAGPPEKVKKESLWSYRKGAGASASASTNASVNAATPAPSESSASVSAPASASASADVETPASSEDAYRARLQTQESEQRTRPSSLRAIATPKDIYRTKRQYRKRSAEPRARHFPTHTKIKASTTKENKLFGQNSITNQKALAPPLASSAEAAVENDDFCASCRQPGIFLCCDTCPKSFHFACCNPPLDPDNLPEGDWSCAECQFRIRCPNKAAAHRLEKDYLAQLERSKGITLFGKLLFRLEFTNPKQYLPPHPIRDAFADVRTGSHGEYADNSMREPLNEKQIFGSGYGQSLTKMDQYNPELHVDPESGELLVCFKCRKSKMGTLDHPEDERLITRCDYCNTPWHLDCVPHVPRASFKNLGSKWMCPLHADSSIPHQERRLARHQRHFTPANRYRVPNDGDIDVQLDEISVPVSKDALKEDKINKELAILQLPESSIKIDFVDKIYRAKSALMDKHFRQQQALIDNTMHSKPSLLSDARPLLYFSLQDNSQLRKLWDFKELCRVATKELEVPELDSAEISELQTLRKLLESKSKEEVMEFLGIKL from the coding sequence ATGAGTGATCCCGCGCGCCACCCGCCCGAGCGCAGCGGCTCCCCGGGCGAGCCTGCAACGCGGGCCCGGCGCACCATCTCGCTGAACGTCGACTACAATCTCAAGAAGCGCCGCATCATACCGTCCGAGGACGCGCGTCCGCGAAAGAACAGGCCCGTGGGCCGGCCGCCAGGCCGGCCACCGGGCCGCCCTGCGGGCTCCAAGACCGCGTCGTCCACACCGTCGTCCACGCCGTCGTCGTCGGCGGcgtcgtcgctgtcgccgcAGGACGAGAACCACCGCGCGCCGCAGAGCGTGATCCAGCACGACGCGACGGGCGCAGTGCAGTTTCACGAGCCAGAGTCTGTGGACCCCGTCAACGGGATGACGGGGCTGCCGCTCAGCGCTGGCCCGCCTGAAAAGGTCAAGAAGGAATCGCTCTGGAGCTACCGCAAGGGCGCGGGtgccagcgccagcgccagcaccAACGCGAGCGTGAACGCAGCTACCCCGGCACCGTCAGAGTCTTCCGCGTCTGTGTCCGCGCCCGCGTCCGCCTCGGCCTCCGCGGACGTCGAGACTCCGGCCTCCAGCGAAGACGCCTACCGCGCGCGCCTGCAGACCCAGGAGTCCGAGCAGCGCACGCGGCCCAGCTCGCTGCGCGCCATCGCCACGCCCAAGGATATCTACCGCACCAAGCGGCAGTACCGCAAGCGCAGCGCGGAGCCCCGCGCGCGCCATTTCCCCACGCACaccaagatcaaggccTCCACCACaaaggaaaacaagctctttggCCAGAACTCTATCACCAACCAGAAGGCGCTCGCACCGCCGCTCGCATCCTCCGCGGAGGCCGCGGTCGAAAACGACGACTTCTGCGCCAGCTGTCGCCAGCCGGGCATCTTCCTCTGCTGCGACACGTGTCCAAAGTCCTTCCACTTTGCCTGCTGCAACCCGCCGCTTGACCCCGACAACCTGCCCGAGGGCGACTGGTCCTGCGCAGAGTGCCAGTTTAGAATCAGGTGCCCCAACAAGGCCGCCGCGCATCGCCTCGAAAAGGACTACCTCGCCCAGCTCGAGCGCTCCAAGGGCATCACCCTCTTCGGCAAGCTCCTCTTCCGCCTCGAGTTCACCAACCCTAAGCAGTACCTGCCCCCGCATCCGATCCGCGACGCCTTCGCCGACGTCAGGACCGGCTCGCACGGCGAGTACGCCGACAACTCCATGCGCGAGCCCCTCAATGAAAAGCAGATCTTTGGCTCTGGCTACGGCCAGAGTCTCACCAAAATGGACCAGTACAACCCTGAGCTGCATGTCGACCCGGAGTCCGGCGAGCTGCTCGTCTGCTTCAAGTGTCGCAAGTCCAAAATGGGCACGCTGGACCATCCCGAGGACGAGAGGCTCATAACCAGGTGTGACTACTGCAACACGCCATGGCACCTGGACTGCGTCCCGCACGTGCCGCGCGCctccttcaagaacctcgGCAGCAAGTGGATGTGCCCACTGCACGCGGACTCCTCGATCCCCCACCAGGAAAGAAGGCTTGCGCGTCACCAGCGCCATTTCACCCCGGCCAACCGCTACCGCGTCCCGAACGACGGCGACATAGACGTTCAGCTCGACGAGATCTCCGTACCGGTGTCCAAGGATGCTCTAAAAGAAGACAAGATTAACAAGGAGCTGGCCATCCTTCAGCTGCCCGAAAGCTCAATCAAGATAGACTTTGTGGACAAGATATACCGCGCAAAGAGCGCTCTAATGGATAAACACTTccgccagcagcaggcGCTGATCGACAACACAATGCACTCCAAACCCTCTCTACTGTCCGACGCCCGGCCCCTCCTATACTTTTCCTTACAGGACAACAGCCAGCTGCGAAAGCTCTGggacttcaaagagctctgcCGCGTTGCCACCAAGGAACTAGAGGTGCCTGAATTGGACAGCGCAGAAATCAGCGAGCTACAAACCCTTCGAAAATTACTGGAATCAAAATCGAAGGAGGAAGTAATGGAATTCCTGGGTATAAAGCTGTGA
- the PDS5 gene encoding sister chromatid cohesion factor PDS5 (similar to uniprot|Q04264 Saccharomyces cerevisiae YMR076C PDS5 Protein required for establishment and maintenance of sister chromatid condensation and cohesion colocalizes with cohesin on chromosomes in an interdependent manner may function as a protein-protein interaction scaffold) produces the protein MLTRLVSDALHVIKLNRPEQAGNTADYSLMVGSKSRLESDFSIISTIKNNIPTQQLLIRLERLHEELSNLKQESVDLRSLERYRADLIDRKILRNKDHGVRAFAACCLSDILRLYAPDAPYTDKELTEIFRLFLAQLKLLQEPENGYLTQQTYLINNLLEYRSIVILTDLPSSSQLVEELFNIFYSPTNSTIQGNMFTAIGGILGEVISECDSLPMSALKMVFNKFLSHKRAESLDGINYKKDPGFEISLIICQTYSNRLGRHFIKFYSEIMYEVLGESDIHEKGIASSAYKTLVKIGNLTSELWKYAPELVGSVTGLLYQLLCSDNELFRESATKCVSKMLGTHSLINFAVAHSDTYKIWLSKMADISPHVRQAWVSEIPSILMSRSDLSDDISKGLAKALIDSDHTVRLSAIQTFHEVPVKRLWECLPNAAVFAGLVHLTRETRRDLRDECIDAVARIYTESIESIPKTNENKEIWGVVETIPSACFNLYYINDLEINMKVDLLTFEKFLPLGLSNEEFVQRLLTLLQGFNEKAFSSFYAFNRRQDQMSTVLWKFIEFCEETNSQSPAASLSDTKLIKTVEWISSGFPSHLNVEQILLAFRELNDRRLYRLIKVAVAETSKHLTVRNAVSELFKRLEEPELFRKKNIKIESRFTRDNFSTVFRVLIYRAAPIIFNISNLPSFLNTSDSSNEDEKALKRQLIDNISIIKPGIFKDQVKNLVTIITEGETTGPGNTLSLAEAMRTVYKISKDKREHLDIEENTFFFQKLEDYAKEGNPLEAKYAIKLLGLAPNAAEYLSEVATAILPLDLKSKHFASNVLVLAEITKMQPQLLEKDSTEIVGLLIKDVLLSNDVVGDEDDQQAWFSDEDIYTGKADALSAKVFSLKLFANKIKVMAPDAHADEMTHAFTERTLKLFFYLVASGGELVSESNTDNYPTPANYQNKLRCCAGLHILKITKIASLSRFIKPQDISKLMNLVEDESLEVRSSFIGRLKDFLGDGSISIKFLPLVFFTAYEPDQALRTSTKMWINYTLSKENFRKGTFFERALPRLIHFIAHHPDVAEGLRLRETAFLTGLTTAIDYLVFYADSVLKASNLALLYYLAGRVRQYRDAVTEEDNEGEDEDEDEETDQTSHNSSSNIYIISELAQLVLGEFKEHHEWTLSSYPGKLNLPSDLFEPFESIDEARKNTFETYLRTEDTRSLRKVIAAKVSRLYRRTNVHKPLVQKRKNPESSSRPRKRAQASVHSDAELEGESEDDSYVPSRSRRGAVGETRKSSRPKKAVDYADDESEED, from the coding sequence ATGCTAACGCGACTGGTTTCAGACGCGTTGCATGTCATCAAGTTAAACAGACCAGAGCAAGCTGGGAACACAGCCGACTACAGTCTGATGGTTGGAAGCAAGTCGAGGTTGGAGTCTGATTTCTCCATTATATCAACAATCAAGAATAATATCCCTACCCAACAACTTCTTATCAGATTGGAGCGCTTGCACGAAGAACTTTCCAACCTAAAGCAAGAATCAGTTGACCTTCGCTCGCTGGAGAGATATCGAGCTGACCTAATTGATAGGAAGATACTTAGGAATAAAGACCATGGCGTGAGGGCATTCGCGGCATGTTGCTTGAGTGACATATTGAGACTTTACGCTCCTGACGCGCCGTACACGGACAAGGAGCTTACTGAGATCTTTCGGCTGTTTTTAGCTCAACTCAAACTACTGCAAGAACCTGAGAATGGTTACCTCACTCAGCAGACATACCTGATCAACAACTTGTTGGAATACCGGTCAATAGTGATTTTGACTGACCTGCCTAGTTCCTCGCAACTtgtcgaagagctcttcaatATATTTTATTCTCCTACTAATAGCACCATTCAGGGAAACATGTTCACGGCGATTGGCGGGATTTTAGGGGAAGTTATATCTGAGTGTGACTCTCTTCCTATGTCGGCGCTTAAGATggttttcaacaagtttCTTTCCCACAAACGCGCGGAATCGCTGGATGGTATCAATTACAAAAAAGATCCTGGCTTTGAGATTAGCTTGATCATATGCCAAACATACTCTAATAGACTAGGTCGGCACTTTATCAAGTTCTATTCTGAGATAATGTATGAGGTTCTAGGTGAGAGTGATATCCACGAAAAAGGGATAGCATCGAGCGCTTATAAGACTCTTGTTAAAATTGGAAACCTGACTTCTGAACTATGGAAGTACGCTCCAGAGTTGGTTGGGTCTGTTACGGGCTTGCTTTATCAACTGCTTTGCTCTGATAATGAGCTCTTTCGGGAATCAGCCACGAAATGTGTGAGTAAAATGCTCGGAACTCACTCGCTCATAAATTTTGCAGTTGCACACAGCGACACTTACAAGATTTGGCTCAGCAAAATGGCTGACATTAGTCCTCATGTTAGGCAGGCGTGGGTTTCTGAAATACCAtcgattttgatgagcCGAAGTGACCTGTCCGATGATATATCAAAGGGCTTGGCCAAAGCACTTATCGATTCTGACCACACGGTCCGCTTAAGTGCAATTCAAACCTTCCATGAGGTGCCAGTGAAACGCCTTTGGGAGTGTCTTCCAAACGCAGCCGTTTTTGCAGGCCTCGTACACTTAACAAGAGAGACAAGGCGAGATCTTCGGGACGAATGCATTGATGCAGTTGCTAGAATCTATACCGAGTCCATTGAGAGTATCCCGAAGacaaatgaaaacaaagaaatttGGGGCGTGGTAGAAACCATACCGTCAGCTTGCTTCAACTTGTATTACATTAATGACTTAGAGATAAACATGAAAGTTGACTTACTCAcgtttgaaaagtttttgCCGCTTGGGCTGAGTAATGAAGAATTTGTTCAGCGGCTTTTGACTCTATTGCAAGGGTTCAATGAGAAAGCGTTCTCGTCCTTTTACGCCTTTAACAGAAGACAAGACCAAATGTCGACGGTGCTTTGGAAATTCATAGAGTTTTGTGAGGAGACTAATTCTCAAAGTCCAGCAGCCAGCCTGTCTGACACtaagctcatcaaaacaGTTGAATGGATTAGCAGTGGGTTTCCGTCCCACTTGAACGTTGAGCAAATATTACTTGCTTTCAGAGAGCTCAATGACCGGAGACTATATCGTCTCATTAAAGTCGCTGTCGCTGAGACCTCTAAACACTTGACAGTTCGCAACGCAGTTTctgaactcttcaaaagattaGAGGAACCAGAGCTTTTCCGGAAgaaaaacatcaagatTGAATCGAGATTCACCAGGGACAACTTTTCTACCGTCTTCCGAGTTCTAATCTATAGGGCAGCGCCAATCATTTTCAATATCTCAAATCTTCCCAGCTTCCTCAACACATCTGACTCCTCAAATGAGGACGAAAAGGCTCTTAAGCGCCAGCTTATTGATAACATATCCATCATTAAACCAGGCATTTTTAAAGATCAAGTGAAGAACCTGGTCACCATAATTACGGAGGGCGAAACGACCGGCCCCGGAAACACTTTGAGCCTCGCAGAAGCCATGAGAACCGTGTACAAAATATCCAAGGACAAGCGCGAGCACTTGGACATTGAGGAAAACacttttttcttccagaagtTGGAAGATTACGCGAAAGAAGGTAATCCGCTTGAAGCAAAGTACGCAATCAAATTGTTAGGACTTGCGCCTAATGCCGCGGAATATTTGTCAGAGGTTGCGACCGCCATCCTACCTTTGGACCTCAAATCAAAGCATTTTGCTTCGAACGTTTTGGTTTTGGCCGAGATTACCAAAATGCAgcctcagcttcttgagaaagacTCGACAGAAATCGTCGGGCTCTTAATCAAAGATGTTCTTTTGTCCAATGACGTGGTTGGAGATGAGGATGACCAGCAGGCATGGTTTTCCGATGAGGATATATATACGGGCAAAGCGGACGCTTTGAGCGCCAAggtattttctttgaagctgtttgcGAACAAGATCAAAGTAATGGCGCCTGACGCGCATGCTGACGAGATGACCCATGCCTTCACGGAGAGGACTTTAAAGTTATTTTTTTATCTTGTGGCCAGCGGGGGTGAACTAGTCTCAGAGTCAAACACCGATAACTATCCCACTCCAGCCAACTACCAAAACAAGCTGAGATGCTGCGCTGGACTACACATCCTGAAGATCACAAAGATTGCGTCGTTAAGCAGATTTATCAAGCCGCAGGACATCAGCAAGTTGATGAACCTTGTGGAGGATGAGTCACTCGAGGTGAGGAGCTCATTCATTGGAAGGTTGAAGGACTTCCTCGGCGATGGGTCTATCTCTATCAAGTTTCTTCCCCTGGTGTTTTTTACAGCATATGAGCCGGATCAAGCTCTGAGAACAAGCACGAAAATGTGGATTAACTACACCTTGAGCAAAGAAAACTTTAGGAAAGgaactttttttgagcgCGCGCTCCCACGGTTGATACACTTCATCGCGCACCATCCGGACGTCGCGGAGGGACTTCGGCTTCGGGAAACTGCTTTTCTGACGGGTTTGACTACGGCGATTGACTACTTGGTGTTTTACGCGGACTCCGTGCTGAAGGCAAGTAACCTGGCGCTCTTGTACTATTTAGCGGGAAGGGTGAGGCAGTACAGGGACGCAGTGACCGAAGAGGACAACGAAGgcgaggacgaagacgaggacgaagagaCTGACCAGACGTCCCACAATAGCAGTTCAAACATTTATATTATATCTGAGCTGGCGCAATTAGTACTCGGTGAATTCAAAGAGCATCACGAATGGACGCTGTCATCGTACCCTGGGAAACTCAATCTGCCGTCGGATTTATTTGAGCCATTCGAAAGTATTGACGAAGCGCGCAAAAATACATTTGAGACCTATCTCAGAACAGAAGACACGCGTAGCCTTCGGAAGGTGATAGCTGCCAAGGTTTCCCGCCTTTACCGGCGCACCAACGTGCACAAACCTTTggttcaaaagagaaagaatCCCGAAAGCAGCAGCCGGCCCAGAAAAAGGGCGCAGGCATCTGTACACTCTGACGCGGAGCTCGAAGGCGAGTCCGAGGATGATAGCTACGTACCTTCAAGGTCGCGCCGCGGCGCAGTAGGCGAGACaagaaagagttcaagGCCCAAGAAGGCTGTTGATTACGCGGACGACGAGAGTGAAGAGGACTAG
- a CDS encoding uncharacterized protein (some similarities with uniprot|P38750 Saccharomyces cerevisiae YHL008C Hypothetical ORF): MSEDEYYISPHETALAVVATAMKKARLTLTTLALNSLAGGVLFSTGGLLYTSWHGSNQAILENDPGVLNFLGAFTFSIGLFYVVINGTDLFNSNILFFSVAALRGAVSIYDLLISWTVSWIGNFTGTLFVVYVMCHLSGTTSSADLVSFTHQMVAKKDSSSFIQTFIKGIAGNFYVSLAIYLQLMAKPLHVKYLMMTLPIFTLVAAGFTHVVAEMFLLMVGMFNGAELSIGTFVWKHMVAVTLGNIIGGSAFALVIPYYLHLVVVEQDRKRLALPSYEARDEQPEINMDSRVVRVPTQEAEKVEEEAEENEEMTSEEKANLELASSDSSAEDRKAAPPVEYRPRLSSTSLSRTYSNLRRLNTNKSYSSVRSVKSLPHRTPTGVFPVKGMASPVRTNSGIPPQKREESQGLGRFSRPLSRRSSQTSSLRLSKTLGSSRRNSISVLQRPGGAFAHRSKSLPHIGLVGERTHFGTNDVLEEKMGTKLERALTRITSRVSREGRNSPGFGLPSTTQDIFPTSTGLGLHESDATASFSMDDHSSSSMLDGLPANGRRSRTPSIQKTSIQDLYLKPSTSDNLSGAINETSGSKSPPTQPQGKNSPSDGTSQKSTSSRSIPTIRRPSSIYVPDAVDQRNSVYNAGYKNTLLRNHMTPDNDYDEEQSIKDA; the protein is encoded by the coding sequence ATGTCAGAAGATGAGTATTACATCTCTCCTCATGAAACAGCGCTAGCAGTAGTCGCCAcggcgatgaagaaagcgagACTTACACTGACAACTTTAGCGCTGAATTCATTGGCTGGCGGCGTTCTCTTCAGCACTGGTGGATTGCTCTATACATCATGGCACGGGTCAAATCAGGCGATACTAGAAAATGATCCTGGTGTTCTGAATTTCTTGGGGGCCTTCACGTTCTCTATCGGGCTTTTCTATGTTGTAATTAATGGTACGGATCTGTTCAACTCCAAtattttgttcttttctgtGGCTGCCCTCCGCGGCGCTGTGTCAATTTATGACCTGCTGATAAGTTGGACTGTTAGCTGGATAGGCAATTTTACGGGCACGCTCTTTGTCGTTTATGTTATGTGCCATTTGTCAGGAACCACAAGTTCTGCTGATTTGGTATCTTTCACGCACCAGATGGTCGCTAAAAAAGACTCATCAAGCTTCATTCAGACCTTTATCAAAGGTATTGCAGGCAACTTCTATGTTAGCCTCGCTATCTATCTTCAGTTAATGGCCAAACCGCTGCACGTAAAATACCTCATGATGACGCTGCCTATTTTTACGCTTGTTGCAGCTGGCTTTACTCATGTGGTAGCAGAAATGTTTCTCTTAATGGTTGGAATGTTCAATGGTGCTGAACTGTCAATTGGTACATTTGTGTGGAAACATATGGTTGCGGTGACTTTAGGCAATATCATTGGTGGCAGTGCATTCGCTCTCGTCATTCCTTACTACCTGCACCTAGTAGTAGTTGAACAGGACAGAAAACGCTTGGCTTTACCTAGCTACGAAGCCAGAGACGAGCAACCTGAAATCAACATGGATTCTAGGGTTGTGAGGGTTCCTACTCAGGAGGcagaaaaggttgaagagGAGGCAGAGGAGAACGAAGAGATGacttctgaagaaaaggccAACCTCGAACTAGCAAGCAGCGATTCCTCAGCTGAAGATCGAAAAGCTGCTCCTCCTGTCGAATATAGACCAAGACTTTCGAGTACAAGCCTTTCCAGGACGTATAGCAACTTGCGGCGGCTAAATACTAACAAGTCCTACTCTAGTGTGCGCTCCGTCAAGTCGCTCCCCCACAGGACACCTACTGGCGTCTTTCCCGTTAAAGGAATGGCATCTCCAGTGAGAACAAATTCAGGGATACCGCCACAAAAACGCGAGGAATCTCAAGGACTTGGAAGATTTAGTCGACCACTTAGCCGCCGAAGTTCTCAAACTTCTTCCCTGCGGCTCTCTAAAACCCTTGGTTCTTCTAGACGGAACTCAATTTCTGTTTTACAGAGGCCAGGCGGGGCGTTCGCTCATAGGTCCAAATCTCTCCCCCATATCGGACTTGTGGGTGAACGCACTCATTTCGGCACAAATGACGTATTAGAGGAGAAAATGGGTACTAAGCTTGAGAGGGCGTTGACGCGGATAACTTCCCGGGTTTCGCGTGAGGGCAGGAATAGCCCTGGGTTTGGACTCCCGTCCACCACTCAGGACATATTTCCTACAAGCACAGGGCTGGGTCTGCATGAGTCAGACGCGACCGCATCGTTTTCAATGGATGATCATTCTTCTAGCAGTATGCTAGATGGGTTGCCGGCGAATGGGAGGAGATCACGTACCCCTTCGATACAAAAAACCAGCATTCAGGATCTATATCTCAAACCTAGTACTAGTGATAACCTTTCAGGGGCTATAAATGAGACATCCGGCAGTAAGAGCCCTCCAACCCAGCCACAGGGCAAAAATTCTCCAAGTGATGGCacttctcaaaaaagtaCAAGTTCACGCAGCATTCCGACCATTCGAAGGCCCTCAAGCATATATGTGCCAGACGCTGTTGACCAGAGGAACTCAGTTTACAACGCCGGATACAAAAATACTCTATTGAGGAATCATATGACTCCTGATAATGACTacgatgaagaacaaagcaTCAAAGACGCCTGA